One window from the genome of Candidatus Dormiibacterota bacterium encodes:
- a CDS encoding Flp family type IVb pilin, whose amino-acid sequence MLSSLYLRLQELVASAKTKVTEREEGQGMVEYALILVLIAVVVIVILQVVGKQVNNVFSNISNGLAQ is encoded by the coding sequence GTGCTGAGCAGCCTTTACCTTCGTCTCCAGGAGCTCGTCGCGAGCGCAAAGACCAAGGTCACCGAGCGCGAGGAGGGTCAGGGCATGGTTGAGTACGCCCTCATCCTCGTCCTCATCGCCGTCGTCGTCATCGTCATCCTCCAGGTTGTCGGGAAGCAGGTCAACAACGTCTTCTCGAACATCAGCAACGGTCTCGCCCAGTAA